A region from the Penaeus vannamei isolate JL-2024 unplaced genomic scaffold, ASM4276789v1 unanchor293, whole genome shotgun sequence genome encodes:
- the LOC113823304 gene encoding ankyrin repeat domain-containing protein 50-like yields MATDCGVPGRRFLCREWAWAKLWACLEQRPAAKTCGALLVGGPGTGKTALCTELVTPTASHGRHASALQARLLAHHFCHAHNAASLSVGCFVQSLVEQLAESPLLAGYDAKVQAADVRSALEPCALHANPDEALKRAVLFPLLELDPPDRTLLLVVDSIDETDLQPPSTAAPRDANLADANNSGPSRSIAELLATHHHLLPQWLLLVVTARRTSRSVIRQFAGFRKVALDDLRRGHVVRDVQQYILCRLDREPALRHHLSRETAEMLNQLHIKSNGCFLYLERVLDGVAEGWVTLREIRHIPGTLNGLYLWLCQRLYPRRHFQRVMPLLAAILAARAPLSPEELRRAVETRLPDLADEDWAKRWSLLRRVLAPDHELRVLLFHHSFAEWLLDVKHCTQKYLVDVADGHAMLAMCLSVEAPSLDVTQVHQLALHLSRIHVKPPLEHFHLPLWMVSCGAPLEQCRDLPPPRDPRALRILQEAGASLPDDQPNEDDEDDDDDEDEEDDEVDEAGDEEGPPTEVRYEELEQEEEEEEEGEVEAEVEVAAHENQDEGEAERDSQEQEGKAKEEEEEQQQEEVRQDTLEELACEVDLLQMKEQSMEEEEKEKDQVEEERLRQLEAESRDYEEEKDEEYVTMVPLPGHFVGEGTTGGRSTEGVSTGRHSTNSRISTGGRQSTGGRQSTGGRQSTGGRQSTGGRHSSTSGRHSSDHSSSSSRRRERRRRRHREDPLYPYLRGGPVDQVDSGGRSLLHSAAHQGDASLVRLLLERGACLGLQDRAGQTPLNLAARHGHAEVVATLLGAGADPDHADADGWTALRSAAWGGHTGVVTALLAGGTQVDLADGDGRTALRAAAWGGHEDVVAALLRHGAAVNRADSEGRTPLIAAAYMGHSEIVEMLLDAGADVNHQDVDGRTALSVAALCVPASEGHGSVVMTLLERDAVVDHQDHDGLTPLLVAAFEGHTEVCELLLEYEADVDHVDRSGRTPLLAAASMGHAAVVERLLFWGCYVDHIDAEGRTVLSVAAAQGSQETVRLLLDRGLDETHRDNAGWTPLHYAAFEGHCEVCEALVEAGARVNEVDNDGKHALVLAAQEGHAAVVASLLDAGANIHHTSHDGRSALRVAALEGHKDVVHLLLCREADLHYKDADGRSTLYLLALENRLDMARFLMESNADVESTDLEGRTPLHVTAWQGHADMVALLLQGGARVDAVDKENRTPLQSAAWQGHAEVVRLLLEHGANVDHTCSQGATALSIAAQEGHEASVAVLLQYGANPAHSDRCGRTAIKVALKGGHIHVARMLEESLIQQQQAGGVGRGLAAPSSVGSGSTAETKPCSALLCPGLTASPAESPESTFEKRRSVASLGQHSSSKSSGNLTTSTHSSGGPRAPTPREAHLQQHQQPLAPPAPSAPPASAMSPVLSFTQQLQQCGRGRGRRHPPPPQPALTPLDEPASPLYASPPLSPLSDGPGGGRHLPAGAILEDDYTVPLQHSAVRPPRPSAPPVSITPEIGRRGGGVLSGGGGGGGVVPGLGGIPGMGVSVPGVGGAGSPGSSGFTFTQDQHMRIILGTRSPEPRPRRNGIVTNPSLKAAHAKAAHLLRNGLSGRPRQPPARPNGLPLKKETPL; encoded by the exons CGGCGTTCCTGGGCGGCGCTTTCTCTGTCGCGAGTGGGCGTGGGCTAAGTTATGGGCGTGCCTGGAGCAGCGGCCTGCGGCCAAGACCTGCGGGGCCTTGCTCGTGGGCGGCCCCGGCACCGGCAAGACCGCGCTCTGCACGGAGCTGGTCACGCCCACCGCCTCGCACGGACGCCACGCCAGTGCGCTGCAGGCGCGGCTGCTGGCGCACCACTTCTGCCACGCCCACAACGCCGCCTCGCTGAGCGTGGGCTGCTTCGTGCAGTCCCTGGTGGAGCAGCTGGCGGAGTCGCCGCTGCTGGCGGGCTACGACGCCAAGGTGCAGGCCGCGGACGTGCGCAGCGCCCTCGAGCCGTGCGCGCTGCACGCCAACCCCGACGAGGCGCTCAAGCGCGCCGTTCTGTTCCCGCTGCTGGAGCTGGACCCGCCGGACCGCACGCTGCTGCTGGTGGTGGACAGCATCGATGAGACGGACCTGCAGCCGCCGTCGACCGCCGCGCCGCGCGACGCCAACCTGGCCGACGCCAACAACAGCGGGCCGTCGCGCAGCATCGCCGAGCTGCTGGCGACGCACCACCACCTGCTGCCGCAGTGGCTGCTGCTGGTGGTGACCGCGCGCCGCACCTCGCGCTCCGTCATCCGCCAGTTCGCGGGCTTCAGGAAGGTGGCGCTGGACGACCTGCGGCGCGGCCACGTGGTGCGCGACGTGCAGCAGTACATCCTGTGCCGCCTGGACCGCGAGCCGGCGCTGCGGCACCACCTGTCGCGCGAGACGGCGGAGATGCTCAACCAGCTGCACATCAAGAGCAACGGCTGCTTCCTGTACCTGGAGCGCGTGCTGGACGGCGTGGCGGAGGGCTGGGTCACGCTCAGGGAGATCCGCCACATCCCCGGCACGCTCAACGGCCTGTACCTGTGGCTGTGCCAGCGCCTGTACCCGCGGCGCCACTTCCAGCGCGTCATGCCCCTGCTGGCGGCGATCCTGGCCGCGCGCGCGCCGCTCTCGCCCGAGGAGCTGCGCCGCGCCGTGGAGACGCGCCTGCCGGACCTCGCCGACGAGGACTGGGCCAAGCGCTGGTCGCTGCTGCGCCGCGTGCTGGCGCCCGACCACGAGCTGCGCGTGCTGCTGTTCCACCACAGCTTCGCCGAGTGGCTGCTGGACGTGAAGCACTGCACGCAGAAGTACCTGGTGGACGTGGCGGACGGCCACGCCATGCTGGCCATGTGCCTCTCCGTGGAGGCGCCCAGCCTCGACGTGACGCAGGTGCACCAGCTGGCGCTCCACCTGTCGCGCATCCACGTGAAGCCGCCCCTCGAGCACTTCCACCTGCCGCTGTGGATGGTGTCGTGCGGCGCGCCCCTGGAGCAGTGCCGCGACCTGCCGCCCCCGCGCGACCCGAGGGCGCTGAGGATCCTGCAGGAGGCGGGCGCTTCCCTCCCGGACGACCAGCCCAACGaggacgacgaagacgacgacgacgacgaggacgaagAGGATGACGAGGTGGACGAAGCCGGCGACGAGGAAGGGCCGCCCACGGAGGTGAGGTACGAGGagctggagcaggaggaggaggaagaggaggagggggaggtggaggccgAGGTGGAGGTGGCGGCCCACGAGAATCAGGACGAAGGCGAGGCGGAGAGGGACTCGCAGGAGCaggaagggaaagcgaaggaggaggaggaggagcagcagcaggaggaggtgcGGCAGGACACCCTCGAGGAGCTGGCGTGCGAGGTGGACCTTCTGCAGATGAAGGAGCAgtcgatggaggaggaggagaaggagaaggaccaaGTCGAGGAGGAGCGGCTGCGGCAGCTGGAGGCCGAGAGTCGGGactacgaggaggagaaggatgaagagtacGTGACGATGGTGCCGCTGCCGGGGCACTTCGTGGGCGAGGGCACCACGGGCGGCCGCAGCACGGAGGGCGTCAGCACGGGCCGCCACAGCACGAACAGCCGCATCAGCACGGGCGGCCGCCAGAGCACGGGAGGCCGTCAGAGCACGGGCGGGCGGCAGAGCACAGGGGGACGCCAGAGCACGGGCGGGCGACACAGCAGCACGAGCGGGCGGCACAGCAGCGAccacagcagcagtagcagtcgGCGGCGCGAGCGTCGTCGCCGGCGGCACCGCGAGGACCCCCTCTACCCGTACCTCCGCGGCGGCCCGGTGGACCAGGTGGACAGCGGCGGCCGCTCCCTCCTGCACAGCGCGGCGCACCAGGGCGACGCCTCCCTGGTGCGCCTCCTGCTGGAGCGCGGGGCGTGTCTGGGCCTGCAGGACAGGGCGGGCCAGACGCCGCTCAACCTGGCGGCGCGACATGGCCACGCGGAGGTGGTGGCCACTCTGCTGGGCGCGGGCGCCGATCCAGACCACGCGGACGCCGACGGCTGGACCGCGCTGCGCTCGGCGGCGTGGGGCGGCCACACGGGCGTGGTCACGGCGCTCCTGGCCGGCGGTACGCAGGTGGACTTGGCCGACGGCGACGGGCGGACGGCGCTGCGGGCAGCCGCGTGGGGCGGCCACGAGGACGTTGTCGCCGCGCTGCTGCGGCACGGAGCGGCGGTGAACCGCGCCGACAGCGAGGGCCGCACGCCGCTCATCGCCGCCGCCTACATGGGCCACTCGGAGATCGTGGAGATGCTGCTGGACGCGGGCGCCGACGTCAACCACCAGGACGTGGACGGCAGGACGGCGCTGAGCGTGGCGGCGCTCTGCGTGCCGGCCAGCGAGGGCCACGGCAGCGTCGTCATGACTCTGCTGGAGCGCGACGCCGTCGTCGACCACCAGGACCACGACGGCCTCACGCCGCTGCTCGTCGCCGCCTTCGAGGGACACAC GGAGGTGTGTGAGCTCCTGCTGGAGTACGAGGCGGATGTAGACCACGTGGATCGGTCGGGCAGGACGCCCCTCCTGGCGGCGGCGTCGATGGGGCACGCGGCGGTGGTGGAGCGCCTGCTGTTCTGGGGCTGCTACGTGGACCACATCGACGCCGAGGGCAGGACGGTGCTGAGCGTGGCGGCCGCGCAGGGCTCGCAG GAGACCGTGCGGCTCCTGCTTGACCGCGGGCTCGACGAGACGCACCGCGACAACGCCGGGTGGACGCCGCTGCACTACGCCGCCTTCGAGGGCCACTGCGAGGTGTGCGAGGCGCTGGTGGAGGCGGGCGCGCGCGTCAACGAGGTCGACAACGACGGCAAGCACGCGCTGGTGCTGGCCGCGCAGGAGGGCCACGCCGCCGTGGTGGCGTCGCTGCTGGACGCGGGCGCCAACATCCACCACACGAGCCACGACGGGCGGTCGGCGCTGCGCGTGGCGGCGCTCGAGGGCCACAAGGACGTGGTGCACCTCCTGCTGTGTCGGGAGGCGGACCTGCACTACAAGGACGCCGACGGGCGGTCGACGCTGTACCTGCTGGCCCTGGAGAACCGGCTGGACATGGCGCGCTTCCTGATGGAGAGCAACGCCGACGTGGAGAGCACGGACCTGGAGGGCCGCACGCCCCTGCACGTGACCGCCTGGCAGGGCCACGCCGACATGGTCGCTCTCCTCCTGCAGGGGGGCGCGCGCGTGGACGCGGTCGACAAGGAGAACCGGACGCCGCTGCAGAGCGCGGCCTGGCAGGGCCACGCGGAGGTGGTGCGCCTGCTGCTCGAGCACGGCGCCAACGTGGACCACACCTGCTCGCAGGGCGCCACGGCGCTCAGCATCGCGGCGCAGGAGGGCCACGAGGCCAGCGTGGCCGTGCTGCTGCAGTACGGCGCCAACCCCGCGCACTCGGACCGCTGCGGGCGCACGGCCATCAAGGTGGCGCTGAAGGGCGGCCACATCCACGTGGCGCGCATGCTGGAGGAGAGCCTGATCCAGCAGCAGCAGGCGGGCGGCGTTGGGCGGGGCCTGGCGGCGCCCTCGTCCGTCGGCTCGGGCTCCACTGCCGAGACCAAGCCCTGCTCGGCGCTGCTGTGCCCGGGCCTGACGGCGTCGCCGGCGGAGTCGCCCGAGTCCACCTTCGAGAAGCGCCGCTCCGTGGCGTCCCTCGGCCAGCACTCGTCCTCCAAGTCCTCCGGAAACCTCACCACTTCCACACATTCCTCGGGCGGCCCGCGCGCCCCCACGCCGCGCGAGGCGCACctgcagcagcaccagcagcctCTGGCGCCGCCCGCTCCGTCGGCGCCCCCCGCGTCGGCCATGTCGCCTGTTCTCAGCTTCACGCAGCAGCTGCAGCAGTGcgggcgcgggcgcgggcggcgccACCCGCCCCCGCCGCAGCCCGCCCTCACCCCGCTCGACGAACCCGCGTCGCCGCTCTACGCGTCTCCGCCGCTGTCGCCGCTGAGCGACGGTCCGGGCGGAGGGCGACACTTGCCGGCGGGCGCCATCCTGGAGGACGACTACACCGTGCCCCTTCAGCACTCCGCGGTCAGGCCGCCGCGCCCCTCCGCGCCCCCCGTCAGCATCACGCCAGAG ATCGGTCGTCGAGGCGGCGGCGTCCTCAGCggcggtggaggcggaggcggcgtcgTGCCCGGGCTGGGCGGCATCCCCGGCATGGGCGTGAGCGTGCCGGGCGTGGGCGGCGCAGGCTCGCCCGGCTCCTCCGGCTTCACCTTCACTCAGGACCAGCACATGCGCATCATCCTGGGCACACGATCCCCCGAGCCGCGCCCGCGCCGCAATGGCATCGTCACCAACCCCAGCCTTAAGGCCGCCCATGCGAAGGCCGCCCACCTCCTCAGGAACGGCCTCAGTGGTCGCCCTCGACAGCCACCAGCGAGGCCCAACGGCCTGCCGCTCAAGAAGGAAACGCCGCTATGA